A window of Amycolatopsis australiensis contains these coding sequences:
- a CDS encoding S66 peptidase family protein produces the protein MRPARLRAGDTVALVAPAGPVPADLLEKAVPVLRGWGVEVRVGSCVRLAAGSPPYLSGSDAARAAEFTEAWLDPGVRCVLAARGGYGVQRMLDLVDWAALREAGPKVLAGSSDVTALHRAVNVHLGLPSLFSPMPASVLFDDCAVEHLRRALFEPERNRVVRGGSPLVPGRASGVLTGGNLSLLAAGIGTPEQGSARDAVVLLEDVTESVYRLDRMLTQLLRSGWFEGVRGIVLGSWAACGDPAEVRSLMLDRLAPLGVPVVEEFGFGHVASSPTLPLGVPVTVDADLGTLTFDSPALT, from the coding sequence GTGAGGCCGGCGCGGTTGCGGGCGGGCGACACGGTGGCGCTGGTGGCGCCGGCCGGGCCGGTACCGGCGGACTTGCTGGAGAAGGCGGTGCCGGTGCTGCGCGGCTGGGGTGTCGAGGTGCGGGTGGGGTCGTGCGTGCGGCTCGCGGCCGGGTCGCCGCCCTACCTGTCCGGTTCGGACGCCGCGCGGGCGGCGGAGTTCACCGAGGCGTGGCTGGACCCGGGTGTGCGGTGCGTGCTGGCGGCGCGCGGCGGCTACGGCGTGCAGCGGATGCTGGACCTGGTGGACTGGGCGGCGTTGCGGGAAGCGGGCCCGAAGGTGCTGGCCGGGTCGTCGGACGTGACGGCGCTGCACCGGGCCGTGAACGTCCACTTGGGACTGCCGAGCCTGTTCTCGCCGATGCCGGCGAGCGTGCTGTTCGACGACTGCGCGGTGGAGCACCTGCGGCGTGCGCTGTTCGAGCCGGAGCGGAACCGGGTGGTCCGCGGCGGTTCGCCGCTGGTGCCGGGGCGGGCGTCGGGTGTCTTGACGGGCGGGAACCTGTCGCTGCTGGCGGCGGGGATCGGGACGCCGGAGCAGGGGTCGGCGCGGGACGCGGTGGTGTTGCTGGAGGACGTCACCGAGAGCGTCTACCGGCTGGACCGGATGCTGACGCAGCTGCTGCGCAGCGGCTGGTTCGAGGGCGTGCGCGGGATCGTGCTGGGTTCGTGGGCGGCGTGCGGCGACCCGGCCGAGGTGCGGTCGCTGATGCTGGACCGGCTGGCGCCGCTGGGCGTGCCGGTGGTGGAGGAGTTCGGGTTCGGGCACGTGGCGTCGTCGCCGACGTTGCCGCTGGGCGTGCCGGTGACGGTGGACGCGGACCTGGGGACGCTGACGTTCGACTCCCCCGCGCTGACATGA
- a CDS encoding SPFH domain-containing protein yields the protein MSLGLVTVPEGRAAVIERLGKFRAVLGPGRHLVLPFADRVRVRVDLGEQLLSAPPRLAGTGDGKEVSIGFEVVFAITDPRRATYEIADPGLAIEQLTRAALRQEASLTTAERAVTAPGDLHRTVWTVLHDTTGRWGITAMELTLAVRPSAAPATPSTAQEWY from the coding sequence GTGAGCCTGGGACTCGTCACCGTCCCCGAAGGCCGGGCCGCGGTGATCGAACGGCTCGGGAAGTTCCGTGCCGTGCTCGGCCCCGGCCGCCACCTCGTGCTCCCGTTCGCCGACCGGGTCCGCGTCCGCGTCGACCTCGGCGAGCAGCTGCTGTCCGCGCCGCCCCGGCTCGCCGGGACCGGCGACGGCAAGGAGGTCTCGATCGGCTTCGAGGTCGTCTTCGCCATCACGGATCCGCGGCGGGCGACCTACGAGATCGCCGACCCCGGCCTGGCGATCGAGCAGCTGACCCGCGCCGCGCTGCGGCAGGAAGCGAGCCTGACCACGGCCGAGCGCGCCGTCACCGCGCCGGGGGACCTGCACCGTACAGTGTGGACGGTCCTGCACGACACCACCGGCCGCTGGGGGATCACCGCCATGGAGCTGACGCTCGCGGTGCGCCCGTCCGCGGCGCCCGCAACTCCATCAACCGCGCAGGAATGGTACTAG
- the mptB gene encoding polyprenol phosphomannose-dependent alpha 1,6 mannosyltransferase MptB, with translation MATTTDPTQTPSAGLAERLRVPSRFPYRTIAMGTVGSTLLMIAALGAGGILISDPVLGHGPLSWVRYGHGRMLANAVLYTGFGLVVWAWVRLGRYVLAGRIGSRPILVAAACWMAPLIVSPPLFTRDVFSYLGQGAQLLYGLDPYANGPAELDVLPNVVQNVHPLWQTTPAPYGPLFLLISKGVVATTGDNMIAGVILMRVVLLAGLAGTLWALPRLVKHLGGKLPVALWLAVASPMMVIHLFGGPHNDLMMLAFLTIGVLAALERRHVVAIVLVTIGMLIKPTAAIALPFLVWIWANHLTGESKVRNFLRAGAASVGLFLPVFVAGTWISLGSLNLGWWSGLKAPQLIANWLNIPTGIGEVFYNLVHLIVDVQVSPFVTVARAAGMLVLIGFGIRQWWLARGGGTEAVYRAGISLLAVAILMPPTLPWYLTWGFVLLSAFKWQPRHLALVVAVSVFVTLVYYPTGEQALYDWWFIALVVVASLYSAASLLRPDPLGLIDAWRRPEKFLRD, from the coding sequence ATGGCGACCACCACCGACCCCACGCAGACGCCCTCGGCCGGGCTGGCCGAGCGGCTCCGCGTGCCCTCGCGATTCCCGTACCGCACGATCGCGATGGGCACGGTCGGCAGCACGCTGCTCATGATCGCCGCGCTCGGCGCCGGCGGCATCCTGATCTCCGACCCCGTCCTCGGCCACGGCCCGCTGTCCTGGGTCCGCTACGGCCACGGGCGCATGCTCGCCAACGCCGTCCTCTACACCGGGTTCGGTCTCGTCGTCTGGGCCTGGGTCCGGCTCGGCCGCTACGTGCTGGCCGGCCGCATCGGCAGCCGCCCGATCCTCGTGGCCGCCGCCTGCTGGATGGCGCCGCTGATCGTCTCGCCGCCGCTGTTCACCCGCGACGTCTTCTCCTACCTCGGCCAGGGCGCCCAGCTGCTCTACGGCCTCGACCCGTACGCCAACGGCCCCGCCGAGCTCGACGTCCTGCCGAACGTCGTGCAGAACGTCCACCCGCTCTGGCAGACCACGCCGGCCCCGTACGGGCCGCTGTTCCTGCTCATCTCCAAGGGTGTCGTCGCCACCACCGGCGACAACATGATCGCCGGCGTCATCCTCATGCGCGTCGTGCTGCTCGCCGGGCTGGCGGGCACGCTGTGGGCGCTGCCGCGGCTGGTGAAGCATCTCGGCGGCAAGCTCCCGGTCGCCCTGTGGCTCGCGGTGGCCAGCCCGATGATGGTGATCCACCTCTTCGGCGGCCCGCACAACGACCTGATGATGCTCGCGTTCCTGACGATCGGCGTCCTGGCCGCGCTGGAACGCCGGCACGTCGTCGCGATCGTCCTGGTCACCATCGGCATGCTGATCAAGCCGACCGCGGCGATCGCCCTGCCGTTCCTGGTCTGGATCTGGGCCAACCACCTCACCGGCGAGTCGAAGGTCCGCAACTTCCTGCGCGCGGGCGCGGCCTCGGTGGGGCTGTTCCTGCCGGTGTTCGTGGCGGGTACGTGGATCTCGCTCGGCTCGCTCAACCTCGGCTGGTGGTCCGGGCTCAAGGCCCCGCAGCTCATCGCCAACTGGCTGAACATCCCGACCGGCATCGGCGAGGTGTTCTACAACTTGGTCCACCTGATCGTCGACGTCCAGGTGTCCCCGTTCGTCACGGTCGCCCGCGCGGCGGGAATGCTGGTGCTGATCGGCTTCGGCATCCGCCAGTGGTGGCTGGCCCGCGGCGGCGGCACGGAGGCGGTGTACCGCGCGGGGATCTCGCTGCTCGCCGTGGCGATCCTCATGCCGCCCACCCTGCCGTGGTACCTGACTTGGGGTTTCGTACTCCTGTCGGCGTTCAAGTGGCAGCCGAGGCACCTGGCGCTGGTGGTGGCGGTCTCGGTGTTCGTGACGCTGGTGTACTACCCGACAGGCGAGCAGGCCCTGTACGACTGGTGGTTCATCGCGCTGGTCGTGGTGGCAAGCCTCTACTCGGCGGCGTCCCTGCTGCGCCCGGACCCGCTGGGGTTGATCGACGCCTGGCGCCGCCCGGAGAAGTTCCTCCGCGACTGA
- a CDS encoding DUF3090 domain-containing protein yields MSRVIHVFRQPDRFVAGTVGEPGDRTFYLQASEDVRTISVTIEKQQVVVLAERLSSLLEEVASRFGADVPDDVPEDLVDVDPLTVPVEEEFRVGTMGLGWDADSSAVVIELLAITEGEVDETVVLDDTEEGPDAVRVFLSPAAARAFAERADRVVNAGRKPCPLCGEPLDPTGHICPRQNGYRRETDADED; encoded by the coding sequence ATGTCTCGCGTAATCCACGTCTTCCGCCAGCCGGATCGGTTCGTCGCCGGCACCGTCGGCGAGCCCGGCGATCGCACGTTCTACCTCCAGGCGTCCGAGGACGTGCGCACGATCAGTGTCACCATCGAAAAACAGCAGGTCGTCGTCCTCGCGGAGCGCCTCAGCTCGCTGCTGGAGGAGGTCGCCAGCCGCTTCGGCGCCGACGTGCCCGACGACGTCCCGGAGGACCTCGTCGACGTCGACCCCCTCACCGTCCCGGTCGAGGAGGAGTTCCGCGTCGGCACCATGGGCCTGGGCTGGGACGCCGACAGCAGCGCGGTCGTCATCGAGCTGCTCGCCATCACCGAGGGCGAGGTCGACGAAACCGTCGTGCTCGACGACACCGAGGAGGGCCCGGACGCCGTCCGCGTCTTCCTCAGCCCGGCCGCCGCCCGCGCCTTCGCCGAACGCGCCGACCGCGTCGTCAACGCCGGCCGCAAGCCGTGCCCGCTGTGCGGGGAGCCACTCGACCCGACCGGGCACATCTGCCCCCGGCAGAACGGCTACCGGCGCGAAACCGACGCGGACGAAGACTGA
- a CDS encoding DUF3097 domain-containing protein, producing the protein MRSHSYDDVLAGPRRKKVPEVPAEPGLVVEDPVSGYCGAVVKIEYGNVVLEDAKGRHRVFPLAPAGFLLEGKPVTLVPCRAPAKAPARQVSASGSVKVQGLKARVARDSRIWVEGKHDAELVERVWGHDLRVEGVVVEPLDGVDVLADRIAEFGTGPGRRLGVLVDHLVPGSKESRLVAAIRDENVLVTGHPYIDVWEAVRPAAVGIDAWPKIPRGTEWKQGICDALGWGQPFEGWQRVLSGVSSFRDLETPLIGAVERLIDFVTEPAEEG; encoded by the coding sequence GTGCGCTCCCACTCCTATGACGACGTGCTCGCCGGCCCGCGCCGCAAGAAGGTGCCGGAGGTCCCCGCCGAACCCGGTCTCGTGGTCGAGGACCCGGTCAGCGGCTACTGCGGCGCGGTGGTGAAGATCGAGTACGGGAACGTCGTGCTCGAGGACGCCAAGGGCCGCCACCGCGTGTTCCCGCTCGCGCCCGCCGGGTTCCTGCTGGAAGGCAAGCCGGTCACGCTCGTGCCCTGCCGCGCCCCCGCGAAGGCGCCGGCCCGGCAGGTCTCGGCATCGGGGTCGGTGAAAGTGCAGGGCCTGAAGGCCCGCGTCGCCCGCGATTCACGCATCTGGGTCGAAGGCAAGCACGACGCCGAGCTGGTCGAACGCGTCTGGGGCCACGACCTGCGCGTCGAAGGCGTCGTCGTCGAGCCCCTCGACGGTGTCGACGTGCTCGCCGACCGGATCGCCGAGTTCGGCACCGGCCCCGGCCGCCGCCTCGGCGTGCTGGTCGACCACCTGGTCCCCGGCAGCAAGGAGTCCCGGCTGGTGGCGGCCATCCGCGACGAGAACGTGCTGGTCACCGGGCATCCCTACATCGACGTCTGGGAGGCGGTGCGACCCGCGGCCGTCGGGATCGACGCGTGGCCGAAGATCCCGCGCGGCACGGAGTGGAAGCAGGGAATCTGCGACGCGCTCGGCTGGGGGCAACCTTTCGAGGGCTGGCAACGTGTCCTGAGCGGGGTGAGCAGTTTCCGCGACCTCGAGACCCCGCTCATCGGGGCCGTGGAACGGCTCATCGACTTCGTCACCGAGCCGGCGGAAGAGGGCTGA
- a CDS encoding TIGR03668 family PPOX class F420-dependent oxidoreductase — protein sequence MTPAEARSRFASARVARLATVSGSGVPHLVPVTFAVRGDVVVFAVDHKPKSSTSLRRLANIAANPAVCFLADEYAEDWSRLWWVRADGVARVVPEAERAEPVSWLVAKYAQYAERPPEHAVVATEIHTWRGWSGSA from the coding sequence ATGACCCCGGCGGAGGCTCGTTCCCGGTTCGCGTCGGCACGGGTGGCGCGGCTGGCGACCGTGTCGGGTTCCGGGGTGCCGCACCTGGTGCCGGTGACGTTCGCGGTGCGGGGTGACGTGGTGGTGTTCGCGGTGGACCACAAGCCGAAGTCGTCGACGTCGTTGCGGCGGCTGGCGAACATCGCTGCGAACCCGGCGGTGTGCTTCCTGGCCGACGAGTACGCCGAGGACTGGTCACGGCTGTGGTGGGTCCGGGCGGACGGGGTGGCGCGGGTGGTGCCGGAGGCCGAGCGGGCCGAGCCGGTGTCGTGGCTGGTGGCGAAGTACGCGCAGTACGCGGAACGGCCGCCGGAGCACGCGGTGGTGGCGACGGAGATCCACACCTGGCGAGGCTGGTCGGGGTCGGCCTGA
- a CDS encoding NfeD family protein, whose product MSWALVWLIVGIALMIAEVVSGDFVLITLGVGALFGAGADVLTGNLFVDVAVFAVASVGMLVLVRPALKRRLLAGPTHHTGIDALIGARAVVVSTVDFEAGQVKLAGDVWSARSLSEHHPPIQPGTPVTVVEISGATAVVSAEP is encoded by the coding sequence ATGTCCTGGGCACTGGTCTGGTTGATCGTCGGCATCGCCCTGATGATCGCCGAAGTCGTCTCCGGCGACTTCGTGCTGATCACGCTGGGGGTCGGCGCGCTGTTCGGCGCCGGGGCCGACGTGCTCACCGGGAACCTGTTCGTCGACGTCGCCGTGTTCGCCGTCGCCTCCGTCGGGATGCTGGTGCTGGTCCGGCCCGCGCTCAAGCGCCGGCTCCTGGCCGGGCCGACCCACCACACCGGCATCGACGCGCTGATCGGCGCCCGCGCCGTCGTCGTGTCCACAGTGGACTTCGAGGCCGGGCAGGTGAAGCTGGCCGGCGACGTCTGGTCGGCCCGCAGCCTCTCGGAGCACCACCCGCCGATCCAGCCCGGCACGCCGGTGACCGTCGTCGAGATCTCCGGCGCCACCGCCGTCGTGTCGGCCGAGCCGTGA
- the nikE gene encoding nickel ABC transporter ATP-binding protein NikE: MTTPLLQLKDLTVTYAVGEKEVPAVRGVGLTLDPGGTLGVAGESGSGKSTVAMSVLRLLPRTAKITGEIVLDGEDVTAMKWGRLRAVRWAEASVVFQGAMHALNPVRKIGEQIAEPIRLHPPGGKTPTDAEVDARVAELLTQVDLPPSRAGAYPHELSGGQKQRVMIAMALACSPRLIIADEPTTALDVIVQAQVLALLSRLVAEQDIGLIMISHDLSVLAATCERIAVMYDGQIVEEGPSAEVMTAPRHEHTRALAAAFPTVGDPASRFAPATATPLPPEPADRVTGGEPLLAAENLRVSFRDRTGKRIDAVAGVDLAVARDEIVALVGQSGSGKTTLARTLLGLQKPDSGVVRYAGRPVPAGGAGLKAYRRQVQLVLQDPTSALNPAHTVYEAVAEGPRIHGMTDERAVVHRALEAAELRPAEKYADRLPHQLSGGQRQRVVIAGALALEPSVVVADEPVASLDASVRGEILALLLRLRRELGLAALVITHDLGLAWNIADRVAVMYRGELVETGTVEQVLLDPQHEYTKSLLAALPGGTAQRRAVGT; this comes from the coding sequence GTGACCACCCCGCTGCTGCAGCTCAAGGACCTCACCGTCACCTACGCCGTGGGCGAGAAGGAAGTGCCCGCCGTCCGCGGGGTCGGCCTCACCCTCGACCCCGGCGGCACCCTCGGCGTCGCCGGCGAATCCGGCTCCGGCAAGTCCACCGTCGCGATGAGCGTGCTGCGGCTGCTGCCGCGCACCGCGAAGATCACCGGCGAGATCGTCCTCGACGGCGAAGACGTCACCGCCATGAAATGGGGACGGCTGCGCGCGGTCCGCTGGGCCGAGGCGTCCGTCGTCTTCCAGGGCGCCATGCACGCCCTCAACCCGGTCCGCAAGATCGGCGAGCAGATCGCCGAGCCCATCCGGCTGCACCCGCCCGGCGGGAAGACCCCGACCGACGCCGAGGTCGACGCCCGCGTCGCCGAGCTGCTCACCCAGGTCGACCTGCCGCCGAGCCGCGCCGGCGCCTACCCCCACGAGCTGTCCGGCGGGCAGAAGCAGCGCGTCATGATCGCCATGGCCCTCGCTTGCTCGCCCCGGCTCATCATCGCCGACGAGCCGACCACCGCCCTCGACGTCATCGTCCAGGCCCAGGTCCTCGCCCTGCTCTCCCGGCTGGTCGCCGAGCAGGACATCGGCCTGATCATGATCAGCCACGACCTGTCGGTGCTCGCCGCCACCTGCGAACGCATCGCCGTCATGTACGACGGGCAGATCGTCGAAGAAGGCCCCAGCGCCGAAGTGATGACCGCGCCCCGGCACGAGCACACCCGGGCGCTGGCCGCGGCGTTCCCGACCGTCGGCGACCCGGCGTCCCGCTTCGCCCCGGCCACCGCCACCCCGCTGCCGCCCGAACCGGCGGACCGCGTCACCGGCGGAGAGCCGCTGCTGGCCGCGGAGAACCTGCGCGTGTCGTTCCGCGACCGCACCGGCAAGCGCATCGACGCCGTCGCCGGGGTCGACCTCGCCGTCGCCCGCGACGAAATCGTCGCGCTGGTCGGCCAGTCCGGCTCCGGCAAGACCACCCTCGCGCGCACCCTGCTCGGCCTGCAGAAACCCGACTCCGGCGTGGTCCGCTACGCCGGCCGGCCGGTGCCGGCGGGCGGCGCGGGCCTCAAGGCCTACCGCCGACAGGTCCAGCTCGTCCTGCAGGACCCGACCAGTGCCTTGAACCCGGCCCACACCGTGTACGAAGCCGTCGCCGAAGGCCCCCGGATCCACGGCATGACCGACGAGCGCGCCGTCGTCCACCGCGCCCTGGAAGCCGCGGAGCTGCGGCCGGCGGAGAAATACGCCGACCGGCTGCCGCACCAGCTCTCCGGCGGCCAGCGCCAGCGCGTCGTCATCGCCGGTGCCCTGGCGCTCGAACCGTCGGTGGTGGTGGCCGACGAACCGGTCGCCTCGCTCGACGCGTCCGTGCGCGGCGAGATCCTCGCGCTGCTGCTGCGGCTGCGCCGCGAACTCGGCCTCGCCGCGCTCGTGATCACCCACGACCTCGGGCTGGCCTGGAACATCGCCGACCGGGTCGCCGTGATGTACCGCGGCGAGCTCGTCGAAACCGGGACCGTGGAGCAGGTCCTGCTCGACCCGCAGCACGAGTACACGAAGTCCCTGCTGGCCGCCCTGCCCGGCGGCACCGCCCAGCGCCGCGCGGTCGGGACGTGA
- a CDS encoding SCO1664 family protein — protein sequence MAPTPDPADPASRELVTHGRIDVEGRLVDASNVTLFCAIELDGVTGRVVYKPVSGERPLWDFPDGTLAGREVATAIISDTAGIGAVPPTVLRDGPFGPGMVQLWIETTEEDLVEVLPPDEVPDGWRPVLHAHDRLGEPAVLAHADHAGLRDLAVLDIVVNNTDRKGGHLLPGVDGLVYGVDHGICLHTDPKLRTVLWGWIGEPVPPDTVEKLRKLRSELDGGLGETLSEHITTFEIRALAERTDLLLAEGIFPEPGDDWRAIPWPLF from the coding sequence ATGGCCCCCACCCCCGATCCGGCCGACCCGGCGTCCCGCGAGCTGGTCACCCACGGCCGCATCGACGTCGAAGGCCGCCTGGTCGACGCCTCCAACGTCACGCTGTTCTGCGCCATCGAACTCGACGGCGTCACCGGCCGGGTCGTGTACAAGCCGGTGTCGGGGGAGCGGCCGCTGTGGGACTTCCCCGACGGCACCCTCGCCGGGCGCGAAGTCGCCACCGCGATCATCAGCGACACCGCCGGCATCGGCGCGGTCCCGCCGACCGTGCTGCGCGACGGGCCCTTCGGGCCCGGCATGGTCCAGCTGTGGATCGAGACCACCGAGGAGGACCTCGTCGAGGTGCTCCCGCCCGACGAAGTCCCCGACGGCTGGCGTCCGGTCCTGCACGCCCACGACCGGCTCGGCGAGCCGGCGGTGCTGGCCCACGCCGACCACGCCGGGCTGCGCGACCTCGCCGTGCTCGACATCGTCGTCAACAACACCGACCGCAAGGGCGGGCACCTGCTGCCCGGGGTCGACGGGCTCGTCTACGGCGTCGACCACGGCATCTGCCTGCACACCGACCCCAAGCTGCGGACCGTGCTGTGGGGCTGGATCGGCGAACCGGTGCCGCCCGACACCGTCGAGAAACTGCGCAAGCTGCGCTCGGAGCTGGACGGCGGCCTCGGCGAGACGCTGTCGGAGCACATCACGACGTTCGAGATCCGGGCGCTGGCCGAACGCACCGACCTGCTGCTGGCCGAGGGCATCTTCCCGGAACCGGGCGACGACTGGCGCGCCATCCCGTGGCCCCTGTTCTGA
- a CDS encoding prolyl oligopeptidase family serine peptidase — protein sequence MSRISPYGTWSSPITAAEVAAAGGGPQWLDVVAGEVWWAEARPGEQGRVALVRAVPGGAEDVLPAPWNVRNRLHEYGGRPWAVADGVVVFTHWVDQRVYALRETGVAPLTPEPAQPQGVRYGDLRAGRAGEVWAVRERGVGPRPTDVERELVAIAVDGGGERVLAASHHFLTVPKLSPDGRHAAWFGWDHPAMPWDGTELCVAPVAEDGSFGPHRVVAGGRDVAVCQVEWETDSTLLALLDPDGWWNLHRVGIDGPVTNLAPVERELGGPLWKAGSRWFVPLGGGRHAVLVSGRLAVLDEAGGSVTPVAEELTAWSSTGLAVLGDAVVGIAGGPVREPAVVRVGPDGVVTDLTPQPELPSAYLPMPQERVFTTDAGETVPVVLYEPANPDFAAPEGELPPLLVHVHGGPTGQYLPVLDLEVAYFTSRGFAVAAVNYGGSTGFGRAYRERLREQWGVVDVADCVAVAEALAAAGLADGARLAIRGGSAGGFTAAASLTTTKTYRAGTVMYPVLDLAGWTGAEGDTHDFESRYLDGLIGPLPAAKQRYVERSPLANAASLAGPVLFQQGLEDRICPPEQADRFVAGLAGRGIPYAYQRFAGEQHGFRQAATIVAALEAELSFYGQVLGFETPGVAQLELSR from the coding sequence GTGTCTCGGATTTCGCCGTACGGAACCTGGTCCTCGCCCATCACCGCCGCCGAGGTGGCCGCCGCCGGTGGCGGCCCGCAGTGGCTCGACGTCGTCGCCGGCGAGGTGTGGTGGGCCGAGGCGCGGCCCGGTGAGCAGGGCCGGGTCGCGCTGGTGCGTGCCGTGCCCGGCGGCGCGGAGGACGTGCTGCCCGCGCCGTGGAACGTCCGCAACCGGCTGCACGAGTACGGGGGGCGGCCGTGGGCGGTCGCCGACGGTGTCGTGGTGTTCACGCACTGGGTCGATCAGCGGGTTTACGCCCTGCGCGAAACCGGTGTGGCGCCGCTGACTCCGGAGCCGGCGCAGCCGCAGGGCGTCCGCTACGGCGATCTGCGCGCCGGGCGGGCCGGCGAGGTGTGGGCGGTGCGCGAGCGCGGTGTGGGGCCGCGGCCCACCGACGTCGAGCGGGAGCTGGTGGCCATCGCCGTGGACGGCGGCGGCGAGCGGGTGCTGGCCGCGAGCCACCACTTCCTGACCGTGCCGAAGCTGTCGCCGGACGGGCGGCACGCGGCCTGGTTCGGGTGGGACCACCCGGCGATGCCGTGGGACGGGACCGAGCTGTGCGTCGCCCCCGTCGCCGAGGACGGGTCGTTCGGGCCGCACCGCGTCGTGGCCGGCGGCCGGGACGTCGCGGTGTGCCAGGTCGAGTGGGAGACGGACTCGACGCTGCTCGCGTTGCTGGACCCGGACGGCTGGTGGAACCTGCACCGCGTCGGGATCGACGGGCCGGTGACGAACCTGGCGCCGGTGGAGCGGGAGCTGGGCGGGCCGTTGTGGAAGGCGGGCTCGCGGTGGTTCGTGCCGCTCGGCGGCGGGCGGCACGCCGTTCTGGTGTCCGGCCGGCTCGCGGTGCTCGACGAGGCCGGCGGCTCGGTGACGCCGGTGGCCGAGGAGCTGACGGCGTGGTCGTCGACCGGGCTCGCGGTGCTCGGTGACGCCGTCGTCGGCATCGCCGGCGGCCCGGTCCGGGAGCCGGCGGTGGTGCGGGTCGGGCCGGACGGGGTGGTGACGGACCTGACGCCGCAGCCGGAGCTGCCGTCGGCGTACCTGCCGATGCCACAGGAGCGGGTGTTCACCACCGACGCCGGCGAGACCGTGCCGGTGGTGCTCTACGAGCCGGCGAACCCGGACTTCGCGGCGCCCGAAGGCGAGCTGCCGCCGTTGCTGGTGCACGTCCACGGCGGGCCGACCGGGCAGTACCTGCCGGTGCTGGACCTGGAGGTCGCGTACTTCACGAGCCGGGGCTTCGCCGTGGCGGCGGTGAACTACGGCGGGTCGACCGGGTTCGGGCGAGCCTATCGCGAGCGGCTGCGGGAGCAGTGGGGTGTGGTGGACGTCGCGGACTGCGTCGCCGTGGCCGAGGCGCTGGCGGCGGCCGGGCTGGCCGACGGCGCGCGGCTGGCGATCCGCGGAGGCAGCGCGGGCGGGTTCACCGCGGCGGCGTCGCTGACGACGACGAAGACCTACCGGGCGGGCACCGTGATGTACCCGGTGCTGGACCTGGCCGGGTGGACCGGCGCCGAGGGCGACACGCACGATTTCGAGTCGCGGTACCTGGACGGGCTGATCGGCCCGCTGCCCGCGGCGAAGCAGCGGTACGTCGAGCGGTCGCCGCTGGCGAACGCGGCGTCGCTGGCCGGGCCGGTGCTGTTCCAGCAGGGGCTGGAGGACCGGATCTGCCCGCCGGAGCAGGCGGACCGGTTCGTGGCCGGGCTGGCCGGGCGCGGGATCCCGTACGCCTACCAGCGGTTCGCCGGGGAGCAGCACGGGTTCCGGCAGGCGGCGACGATCGTGGCGGCGCTGGAGGCCGAACTGTCGTTCTACGGGCAGGTGCTGGGTTTCGAGACGCCGGGTGTGGCGCAGCTGGAGCTGTCGCGGTGA
- a CDS encoding aminoglycoside phosphotransferase family protein, protein MAPVLIDAAARARLAARFGAELAGPWCDALPDLVARLCARWGVTVRETRPGNTGRTLLCTGPRGDLQVLKLTPDPDVARLEFAGLRAWAGCPRAVQVLDSDLAAGAILLEGLVPGTELRGRDVPWPEIGALLAELHGVAPPADLPPLTDRVRFMFDITERNLPGSPVEPYLTPELLARARGRALALAEDGPLAVVHGDLHPGNVLDAGPRRGLVAIDPRPSVGDPAFDLADWLYLPLAAGGTLDDGIEALRPHLPGLDPARARAWCVALAPLAAHAPLRRGEHTPFTDALLEMAR, encoded by the coding sequence GTGGCCCCTGTTCTGATCGACGCCGCCGCCCGCGCCCGGCTGGCCGCCCGCTTCGGCGCCGAGCTGGCCGGGCCCTGGTGCGACGCGCTGCCGGACCTGGTGGCCCGCTTGTGCGCGCGGTGGGGAGTCACCGTCCGCGAGACCCGCCCCGGCAACACCGGCCGCACCCTGCTGTGCACCGGCCCGCGCGGCGACCTGCAGGTCCTCAAGCTCACGCCCGATCCGGACGTCGCCCGCCTGGAGTTCGCCGGGCTGCGAGCCTGGGCGGGGTGCCCGCGCGCGGTGCAGGTCCTCGACAGCGACCTGGCGGCCGGGGCGATCCTGCTCGAAGGGCTGGTCCCCGGCACCGAACTGCGCGGCCGCGACGTCCCGTGGCCGGAGATCGGCGCCCTGCTCGCCGAGCTGCACGGCGTCGCGCCCCCGGCGGATCTGCCACCGCTGACCGACCGCGTGAGGTTCATGTTCGACATCACCGAACGCAACCTCCCCGGCTCGCCCGTCGAGCCGTACCTGACTCCCGAACTGCTCGCGCGCGCCCGCGGCCGTGCGCTCGCCCTCGCCGAGGACGGACCACTGGCCGTCGTCCACGGCGATCTGCACCCGGGCAACGTCCTCGACGCCGGGCCCCGCCGCGGCCTGGTCGCCATCGACCCGCGCCCGAGCGTCGGCGACCCGGCCTTCGACCTCGCCGACTGGCTCTACCTGCCGCTCGCCGCCGGCGGCACGCTCGACGACGGCATCGAGGCACTCCGCCCCCACCTGCCCGGCCTCGACCCCGCACGGGCCCGGGCGTGGTGCGTCGCGTTGGCGCCGCTGGCCGCCCACGCGCCGCTGCGCCGCGGCGAGCACACGCCGTTCACCGACGCCCTGCTGGAGATGGCGCGCTGA